The genomic segment CATTTGTTACTTTAAACTCGCGGGGAGGAACTGTTAGCTGCCGTGGCGGGACTGGCAGGCTGGGAGGAGGCGCCCCCGTTCGGCTCCCCGGGCCGTGACGCGGCCACTGCCCTCCGCCCCTGGCTTCCACCCTGTTTGCATGGCCACAAGCGCGGCGGTGGACCAGCATGGCCAGGCCCCCGGAGCCCTTGCTCGTATCTACCGCCCCCTACTTCTTCCCCCCCCGCCCCTGCTCCTCCATACGCCTGTGAGACTGGCTTACCCTGGTGGGCGAGTCGCGGCGCATTAGCAGATTTCATGGCAAGTTGCTTCTGTGACATGAGATCAGGTTCGCGTTCGAGGATTTGCCCCctaggagggaaggaaaggagagtcAATCTGCATAatttcaaatgagaaataaataggGAAACAGGGAACTGAATTTCAAGCCCCCTAATTCCTCCCTACCCCCGAACCTATAAGTCACCCCGCACCCCCACAACACGCCCCGTGCAcgggaaaaaaaagtaatccgCACACTTCGCAGGTGATACCTTTTATtgtgctcattttaaaaacagacaggATGGCCTCCTGCCCGAAGACTTTCTCTGCAGCCGGGGCCTGGGGCAGGAGGGTCAGACGGGCAGCATCCGGGCCCGCGGATTCCTGCAAGGTCGCGGGGTGAGAGGTGCGGGGAGGATAGACGTCAGGCTCGGCGCCCAACGGCCCCCCTAGGCGCGCAGGGTCTGGGCCAGACGCACAAGCCCAAATTCCCTCCAGCTCCTTCGGCTCCATCTTTAAGTCCAGGCAAAGATcaattccctctctctcttgcacacacacatttgcagCCATAAATAAACAGCTACCAGCTAAATCAGGAAccggagaggagaaagagaaaaagaaaggagaaaagagaaggattGAGAACCCGAGCGCGAGTCTCGCCTCTCCCGGGCGCCGAATGGCTCTTTTTGGTCAGGCCAGCCTCGCATTTGGGGATGCAACTTGCATTTGAATAGCTGCCTGGGCTTGTTATGGACCCGGGAAAGCTCTGAAAGGGAATCACTATGCAAATTGTCCCAGTTACAATCGAAAGGTTCGATCTCCAGGAGCTGCCTGACGGAAGTTGATGTCAGCTATCTATGCATTAGGGTTGCATTACCGCCTTCGTCTGCCTCCTCGCCACCCCCGCTCGCGCCTGCAGgggcggctttttttttttttttttttttttttttttttgcttatgtgtatattttccctcagtaattaaaaaaaaaaaaaaagaaaagaaaaaaagaaaaaaaaagaaaagaaaagactgaagGTGGTGGCGTAGTTCGCTAGGGCCTGGGAGGCCCACGGGCGGAGAGGGGAGGAGGTGTGGAcgggagggggtgtgtgtgtgtgtggggggggtcgTTCTTTTGCAGCAGGTGTTGATGGTGCGTTTGAAATcaaacatttagattttttttttttttttttcactttgccGGACTAGGCGGAGGCGTCGGCAGCGGGGGGTTGGGGCGGCGATGTCTGCCTCCGCCCGCCTGCTTGATCCTACAATGCCGGCTGCGGATCAATACCcgctcactgtaatcccagtaattgtAGGGCTCgcagcttttattttaaagaaataggaCACTAGGGCGCCggcaggcggctgaggcagaacGGTTGGGCTGCGGTGCCTCCGGGGGCCTTTTGGGGCGCCCATCTTTTACCCCAGAGCTCAGGAAGCTCCGGGCAGCGGGGTGGTGGCTGGATGGCCAGTAGCCAGGGCCCACCTGGCGGCCCGCCGGGACGTGGAGGCCCACGTGGGTTCCGGCCGGGCATGGAGCTGGCGAGAAGGCGCTGCTGGACGCGTAGGGTAGGCAGCACGCGGAATCTGGCCTTTTCCCGACCTGCGCGCGGGTCCTGGCGGGAGGCCCAGGTCCAGGATGGGCGTCTTGGGCTTGGGCGCCGACTGTGAGCGGTCTTGGCCCCAGACCACGACGCGTGGGGACCCAGGATGCTGGAACTCATGCCTTCGGCCTAGACAGACAGAGGTTTTGTCCACTTTCTGCCGCCTTCCAGGGTTGGAGGCCGGGCCAGGCTCCTGGGTGGCCTAGCTCTGGCCTAGTCTGCGTCTGGCCCTCGGTCTGGGAATTGGCAGGGACGCTAGGACCCAGTGATCGCCCGCGCGGCCTCTTAGGCCGGGGTTTCCTCCAGGTGCTCTTGCCGGGCGTTCGCCCGACGTCCGCAGACCCCGTAGCGCCCGCGGGCCGGGCCAGCTCCGCATGGCGCCTGCTACCTCTGCCGCCCGCCCCTTGCTGGCAGAGCCCGGGCAGGACTGCCGGGGCCTGGGGCCGCAGCCCCCGTGCCGCTGGCCGCCCGCAGCTTCTGGCGCCCCCGAAAATGACCATCTGTCATTCAATTAAGGTTTCAGGGCAGCTGATGGGGGAGCCAGGGTCAGCGACCCCAGGACAAAACGGCCTGCTGCCTCGGATAGGAGAAGTTCAAATGTTAAATGCAGAACATTGTGCCCTCTCCCAGTCCGGGGCCCCACCCGGCCGCAGGTCCGGCCGGTGGACAGCAGCGGGGTGAAGGGCAGCGGTCATTAGCACTTAGATTTCAGCTCTGGGCCCAGCTCCTTCTGTTGGGCTATTTTGACCAGAGAACCTTTAACCCTTTCACGCCAACCCTCCCTCTAGAGAAGGCCAGATTGTTCAAAGGGGGAAAGTAAGAGAGGGAACTTAGATGCACCTCTATAAAGAGGgttcaaaattttttttgttctcctttcTTCATAGGAATAGCAGACAAAATACCTACAAGATAGAAAAACGTTCATGATAGCCAAAACAAACGAAAAGTCCTCAgaaagttttactttaaaatttttagttttgggGAAAGGAgtgcatttattaaatatgacCGTGAAACTGCTGGGCCAGTGTGGAGAGAGTCTGTAAAATATTCCCGACGTTTTCCCATAACTGTGTTTACCCAAATGTGTGTGAATGGTGATGAGACTCTGCTAGCTACAGACAACTCCATTTATGTGTTGGTGATGAAGTCTCCATTGCAGCCAGTCTCATTTACAGTTGAAAATAAGTTAGACAGTTGGCTTTTCCCTTTTGAGACATTCCTATAGTAAAATGAGGTAAAAGTAGTTGTAACTAATGGAATTCATAAAGTACATTCATTAAGCATGTATGTAATGCCCACATGGTGTGGGCATTTAGGTATTAATATGCTTGGCTTTTCCGCACTAATCTGAGGAGAAGCAGCCACACACCTAgcagttttcagtggaagatcCAACTAGTCCTCTTAATTATTAACCAGGAAGCCTGAAAACAGCTATATTAGGAAGATGTCATTTCGAGGCTTGGAAATCTAAATCCTTCAGCAGGCTAGTTAGCAATAGAGGAAGAACTCAGAGCTTCTAGCTTCCAGCGCCTGGTTCTAAACATTAAATCTAGTCCTTACTTTTTGGAAGTAACTATCAAgcaatcaattaatcaatcagGCATTCAGCATTGAAGCACCTTAGAAAAATTTTCATTGGATAACAATGAATAATGCATGGCCCTCCAGTATATTGACTGTGGTAAATGGTCTTTAAGGTGAGGTGCTGCAACAAGTacctttaaataaaatcaaataaaaagtttACCACAATCATAATAAATTGTTCAGTCATCTTCTTATTGACCCACGTAGTTTCTTTCTTCAGGAGCATTTGGAGTTATTTTTTCCCCCCTCACAAACAGACCAGAACAAATTGATGAATTGAGCTTTCACTATGCTAATTTagacattataaatatttaattaacatCCCTAATAGCCAGCCATAAAGCCCCCCTCCCTACTGCTTTACACTCTTCTTAATCTAAAGTAAATGCTTTTCCCATTAATAGACTGATGCCATATTAGCGCTTCCTCGGTAAAAGAGCACCATTTAGTCCAAAAGGAGGGAGCATTGAGTAGTCTGCATTAGGCAGGGGTTTATTCCTGTTTGTAAAGGATCCTGGGAGCCGTCACACATCTCTACAAATTCTACCTTTCTTGGTTCTTGCTTAAGTGAGACCATTCTAAGAAGGGGGAAGCctctcaatttcattttttgagacacttTCAAAGTTGTAGTAGAATGGAACTATTTATTTTAGTAAACCCTAGAAGTGGGTCATAGATAATGGATAGCAAATTTCTAACCAGGGACTGTGCTAGTCTTTTCAGCAAAAGTTATGCAGTGAAAAGAATTTTGAACCAGGAGTCAAAGAACCTAAGTTCAAATCCTATGGCACCCGCTAGCAGTGGGACTCTTAGGCAAGGGATTTAGCCCTTCAGAACtgcagttttctcttttaaaatggagataatgtctATGCCATAGAGTAAAAGATTGAATGCGAGAATGTATGTGAAAttgcttggcatatagtagacAATAAACATTAGGTTAATTCCTAAATGACTGCCTCAAATTCATGAATCCTTCTCTCCCTTTATATTTATTCTTGTCATCCTTAAAATACCCTGTTATCATAATCTAACCTTGCAGTAACACTTTATATTTGCAAGCATTGTTTGTCTTATTAATCCTTTGATTTAGTTTCTATAATGTAAAATTGGGAGAAACTTGAAGACCTAAACTCTGAGCAAGAGACAGTTTAAAAACATACTGGAACTTAGATGATCAAAAGCTCTGAGTCATAAACTCTGATGACTGAAATGTCCTTCCACAACAGTCCTTGTGTGGTTTAGAAAGATTCCAGAAGCTACATTATATTTCCCTGGGGGCAGGAATCAGGTCAGAACTGAGAGTTCAAGAAATTAGAAGCTCTCCAGGCTGATCTAACTCTGGAACTAGAATCTGCAGATGCTGAACATTCAATagctgaaaaaaggaaaagaagcttcagacaatttaaatgtaaaacactggAATGATAAGCCATTTTATTCTGAGAATATTTCTCCATCTGAGAAAAACAGACTTAACTTGTGGGATGTTGCTGGTTACAGAGAGAGTAGAAACTCTGAGTTATTCTTTGTGTTTGCCAGCACAAAATAAATACCACTTAATGTAATATACTCATTAATACTGAGAAGAGATATATTTATCTGGATAGAGTAAATATCCTAGCAAAATCACATAGTTTTGATTTTTGGTGGAAAtcaaattttccttttcctttttggttaGCAGTGGAAAGGCCCAGATAGAAAAAATAACGGGAAAAGGGCAAGAAATTGGCTGGAACTACTTCCTAAGTAACAGGGAGTGGCAGGAGGTGTGAGCCCACAGACAGCAGAGACTGTCCTTGGATAGCTCCCCCTCTCTTTCATGCTCTGCTCTTCCACTCTTCtgctctctcttactctctcattttttctttctttctttttttttttttgagagggagtctccgtctgtcgcccaggctggagtgcagtggccagatttcagctcactgcaagctccgcctccctggtttatgccattctcctgcctcagcctcccgagtaagtgggactacaggcgcccgccaccttgcccggctagttttttgtattttttagtagagacggggtttcaccatgttcgccaggatggtctcgatctcctgacctcgtgatccgcccgtctcggcctcccaaagtgctgggattacaggcttgagctaccgcgcccggccttcattttttctttctaagctGTGCAGATCCATTGAATAGAAAGGGAAACATTTTTGCACCCTCCCCCAACATTTTGCTTGAGATACTTATGGGGAAAATTTTTGACAAGTGTTTCCCAGGGGTGTGTCCCACAGTATTACTCCCCGAGAGCACCATCAATTCATTCTACAGGAATGATTGGTGTGGGCCCAGAGAACTCTCATCTACTTCTTGGGCTTTCCATGTGAAGACAAGGGACCTTTTGGAGTTAGGCTATGGAAAACTGCCCTGAAGCTCTTAGAAACAAGGTAGAAAGTGATTtgcagaatgaaaaataatatgtttCTTAGCTATTCACTGCCCACTATTGCCAGGCTCCTTGCTAGGTATACAGGGGTTCAGAGAAAGTAAGAAATAGGACCTGTTCTTTATCTGAGGAAGTGACAGACATTTAGATGGTATTTCAGAGATCCAAAGAAAGCTGGGAGAGAGGTTGGGGAACTGCCTGGGGACAGGGAGTTTGTCACCAAAGGCTTTATCTAGGAGGTTGAGATGGAGCTGGGCAGGTGAGGATGAAGGTAGAGGAAGAACATAGAGACAAACAGAATGAACAAAGTgtccagcctggcaaacatgagtGTAACAGCTCCAAGAGAAAGTCAGCTGGGGCCTGGGAAGGGCCTATTGCCAAGTTGGGTTTGGATTTTCTCATTTACGCAGCAGGGAACCAATAGAAGTTTTTAAGCAGGTAAATGAGGTAATACAATTTATTGCTTAGCAAAAGAACTGGTTTAAGAGTGAGGAGAGTGGGGACAGGGAGGTCAGTATAAACACaacagcaacacacacacacaaagctggtGTTCCTGTTGTTGGTATATAAAGCCCTAGAccattaaataattttccaaatctCCATTTTTTCTTAAGTACAGAAATCGAAGTATCAAATTTATCTGAGGAGAATAAGTGtgatgtttttctatttactaTTATTGTTTGATTTTCCCTTCTATTACTATAAACACCCCATCATTTTGCATCTGAATTTTGTTGTTCTCTGTTGAACTTGATTGGGTCGTATTGAGTGGACAATCATTGTCTCAGAACTGAGGTTCTGCCTGCGTCTGAAGCTTGCTCTCAGTGGCTATGTGCGCTGGTCACATTTGAACAAAACATACGGCAACTCAAAAACCCTTGAAGAGCAATGCGAATCTTcactctgtcttcttttttttgtttatttttagagacgagttttcattttgtcccaggctggagtgcagtgatgcgattacagctcactgccacctcgaattcctgggctcaaggaatcctgcctcagcctcccaagtagctgggactacaggcacactctaccatgcctggttaaatttttttttttccacaacatTTTGGTTGTGAGAACTCACCaccttgcccaggctagtctttaactgggctcaagtgattctcccgcctcggcctcctaaagcgctgggattacaggtgtgagccactgcacctgacctactTTGTCTTCTTGAAAGTGTTTATATGACACTCTACACAATAAACTTCCCAAAGTTCATCTTTAGATGTCTCTTCTTCCTTGCAAGTTTCCCTGTGTTGCTAAACAAGCTCTTCTCACCTCTCTGAGAGTCCCTTTTCAGCCATCCTGCTCTTCTGTtggctttcttcttctttgttccCTTGCTGTTCACAGACCACCAGGTGTAGAAGCCCATTTCCCCAAGGCAGTCCTGTGGGAGTGTCTCCTTCACCAGCTGGATTTCTTAAGAGAAGCATCCGTGCTGGAATTTTAGGGGAAAAGACTCTTCTTATGCTTGGGGAATATAATACTCACACCCACAAAACAGCAGAGAACATTGAACTGCTAACAGGTTTGATAGACTCTGTGTGGTGAGAATTCAGAAAGGAGAAGGTAAACTGGACTAGAGTAATCAGAGAAGGCTTGAACCGAGATTGGTAGGATTTGGGGAAGTGAGAGGGAGGCCACAGAACATTTTGGTTGTGAGAACTAGCCCACAAAATGAGCAAACGTACAGGCCTAGGAACTGAAGATTTTCTTTGTGCTTTCCACTAGAAAATGAAGTACATAGTCAAGCAAAACTGTAGAGCAGAGATGGGAGACCCTCAGAAGATCATCTGGTCTGTCTGTCCTTGAAACAGAGAGCTCAAATAGGCAATGATTAATCATTATTTTCAATACCTGTGGATAGCTTATTTCTCCCATCCTTCGGGGAacctgtaatttctttctttctttcttttttttttttttgagacggagtctcggtctgtagcccaggctggagtgcagtggccagatctcagctcactgcaagctccgcctcccgggtttacgccattctcctgcctcagcctcctgagtagctgggactacaggcgcccgccacctcgcccggctagttttttgtattttttagtagagatggggtttcaccatgttagccaggatggtctcgatctcctgacctcgtgatccgcccgtcccggcctcccaaagtgctgggattacaggcttgagccaccgtgcccagccagaatctGTAATTTCTAAGTAATGAGCAAATGAACTGCCAAGTCAACATCCATATTCCTGTTCTTCCATATTAACAAAACTCCTGTATTGTTGGATGTAGCCATGTGCCCAGATATGCAACTGTTATCTCCTAGTCTCTCTTGCAGAAAGATGTTGTGGCCCATGAGAGGCAAGCAGGTGTATTGTGAGAATTCCGGAAAAGTACTTTAAAGGAGTACGAATCAGCTAGAATGTGTGACTTGGTCCTTTCTTCATCCTGATATCTGGATCATGGGTTTGATGACTGGAGCCTCAGTGACCATCTTACAAGTAAGAGATGATTTTCAGGGTAAAAGCTATGTGCTAAAGATGGCCCAGCAGAAACACAGAAAGAGCCTCATTCCTGATGACTATGGAGCCATCATTTCAGCCCTTGGTGTGTATCTCTGGATTTTTTTCATGAGAGAGACACAGGCCTCTATTTATCTAGGTCTTTTTTCAATGTGTTACTGGAAGTTGAATATATTTCTAAGTGATACAACCCCTACGAACTTTGAAAGTAGATTCTAAATTCTGGAAATCCTGGAAGGAGtgtgtttatattattaataactcAATCAAAAGAATATATTTCCTCTTTGCTTCATTAggtattttaatatagttttgtgctttaaaaaaacttaggtcaggcccagtggctcacgcctgtaatctcagcactttgagaagccgaggcaggtggatcacctgaggtcaggagttcaagactagcctggctaacgtggtgaaaccctgtctctactaaaaatgcaaaaattagcttggtgtggtggcacatgcctgtaatcccagttactcgggaggcagaggtaggagaattacttgaacccggaaggcagaggttgccgtgatctgagatcacgccactgcactccagcctgacagacagagtgagactccattaaaaaaaaaaaaaaaaaaaaaaaaatttgtagggctagggtttcactctgtcacccaggctggactgcagtggcatgatcacagcttactgtagcctcaaagtcctgggctcaagccatcctcccaccacaacctcccacgtagctgagactacaggcatacaccaccatgcccagctaatttttaaatttttgtctgtagagacaaagtctccctatgttgcccagatggttttgaactcctagcctcaagtgatcctcccaccttggcctcacaaagcgctgggtttataggcatgagccactgtggttccctaaagttcatgtgttggaaacttaattcccTATGCAACAGCGTTGTAGGGAAGGTCTAATGGAAAGTGTTAGATAacgagggctctgccctcataaatggattaatgttgTTATCATGAGAATAAGTTTGTTATAAAATTACGTTTGCCCCCCCAccccttgctcctgctcttgcccttctgccttttgCCAGGAGATGACGCAGTAAGAAGGCTCTTACtagatgccagtaccatgctcttgGAATTCCCAGTCTCCAGGACTATcagcaaaataaatttctgttctttaaaaattatccagtctccATTTTCCGATATAGCAGTACAAAAGGACTAAGACCTCACGTCTGagcatttacattttcaaatatatattcttaaaatgtaaattgctttttatttcttccttacatCTGTGTGAGAGCCTTATAAAATATGTGCATCAGAGGGTTATATTATCAACGAATTTTACTTTAGGATGGCAAAGGACAGAAGAAAATTTCTGTTAATAAAGAGGGTATTGGGTGTAATTGGGCTGAGCAATGCTCTTTAGACCTATGCTACACAAAACGTCTGCTTACCCAGACTGACCCAGGCTGCTCACTGCATCCAGGTGGGGGTCAAGGTGATGAAGACTGTTACGTATCCACTGAAAAGAATGGAACAGTGCTTAGTGGAGAGGGTGCTCTAAATGATCTTGTCCACAAGGCATGCAattaaggttttctttcttttctttcttttttgagatggagtctcgctctgtcgcccaggccggagtgtaatggcatgatcttggctcactgcaacctccacctcccgggttcaagtgattctcctgcctcagcctcctaagtggctgggattacaggcacctgccaccatgcccagctaagtttttttttgtacttttggtagagatggggtttcaccatgttggccagtctggtctcaaactcctgaccttgtgatctgcctgccttggcctcctaaagtgctgagattacaggcgtgagccaccgcgcctggcaaggTTTTCTCTTGTGCTTGAATTTGATTTATCTATTTCTATATTCCTTTGAAACTTACagcattattttttctgttgtgaTATACCCTCTTCCATTTTAGatttattgatataaaatagTGAAATCCCCAAATCTGTAGAAAGCTGTAGGAAGCTGTGTTCACATGCCtttttctgttattgttgttCTTATTTCAGTACCAGGGAGTTTGGCCTCAAACCATTGACTTTTATTGTCATTACCAAGTGTAGTGTCTAGTTGTATATTACAGTGGGTAGTGTCTTATGGCTCATTTGATTAAAAACAAAGTCATCCTCCTAAAAACAATATTGAATACGTAAAAATACTGACTCTATCCCTTGAAATACGcattctttctcctttgtgttttAGGAATTCGAAACTTATTGTCACTGCAATTGTAGTGCCTGGAAGCAGATTAAAAGCAGAGTAAATAGTATAAGGAGATAGAAAGATAGTCACATTGAAATAGTAATAGAAATAGAACTAATACTGtaagtcaaaaacaaaattaaacatctgATGCTTCTTAAACTTGTGTTATAAAATCTGTCATTTTAAACAGGATCCAAAGTAAAATTCCAGCAACTGTTGCGGATTATAAAGAGTGAATCTTATAAGCCTtagatttttcttagaaaaactgGTGTGAGGAGATGGCTCAGCAGGCGGAGCTCTGGATTTTTACCCCCATTCAAACCAGAGtacttctattttataaaatattttgggcATGAAtttatttgggtatatacttTTCCCCCAAAGCAATAGGAAATCAGTTTAGTACTATTTTGGTTGAACTGAAATGGTTGTAAGTCATCAGTATTTTCTGCATGTCTGGGTAATTTAGTTCTCCCAAGTTTTAGGAAAGTCTGTGGTTACTAGCAAATGAGAAAGTACAATGAAAATTCTCTTTTACAAAGTAATTTTAGCATCCATGCAAAAATAAATCTTGACCCATATTGGTAAACATATTCCACttgattttctgaatttctatttttgttttgaattgttAAAGATTCCTAATTAGACATTTGACACTAGGAAAAACTAGTGATAGTTTCT from the Chlorocebus sabaeus isolate Y175 chromosome 26, mChlSab1.0.hap1, whole genome shotgun sequence genome contains:
- the LOC140710377 gene encoding uncharacterized protein isoform X2 gives rise to the protein MSSSILGPHASWSGAKTAHSRRPSPRRPSWTWASRQDPRAAGSCLFMAANVCVQEREGIDLCLDLKMEPKELEGIWACASGPDPARLGGPLGAEPDVYPPRTSHPATLQESAGPDAARLTLLPQAPAAEKVFGQEAILSVFKMSTIKGGKSSNANLISCHRSNLP
- the LOC140710377 gene encoding uncharacterized protein isoform X1, giving the protein MVIFGGARSCGRPAARGLRPQAPAVLPGLCQQGAGGRGSRRHAELARPAGATGSADVGRTPGKSTWRKPRPKSCLFMAANVCVQEREGIDLCLDLKMEPKELEGIWACASGPDPARLGGPLGAEPDVYPPRTSHPATLQESAGPDAARLTLLPQAPAAEKVFGQEAILSVFKMSTIKGGKSSNANLISCHRSNLP